The following proteins are encoded in a genomic region of Alistipes shahii WAL 8301:
- a CDS encoding efflux RND transporter permease subunit, with the protein MNISELSIRRPVLASVLTIIILLFGLIGYSYLGVREFPSVDNPIISVSCSYPGANADVIENQITEPLEQNINGIPGIRSLSSVSSQGQSRITVEFELSVDLETAANDVRDKVSRAQRYLPRDCDPPTVTKADADASPILMVTIQSDKRSLLELSEIADLTVKEQLQTISDVSGVQIWGEKRYSMRLWLDPAKMAGYGITPTDIKTALDRENVELPSGSIEGNTTELTIRTMGLMHTTREFNDLVVREDADRIIRMSDVGRAELGPQDTRSYMKMNGIPMVGVVVIPQPGANHIEIADAVYARMESMKKDLPDDVVTSYGFDNTRFIRASIDEVRTTVYEAFILVIIIIFLFLRNWRVTLIPCIVIPVSLIGTFFVMYAAGFSINVLSMLAVVLSVGLVVDDAIVMTENIYIRIERGMTPFDAGIEGAKEIFFAVISTSITLIAVFFPIVFMEGMTGRLFREFSMVISGAVVISTFAALTITPMLATKLLVRQEKKSWFYSKTEPFFVWLNDFYSRTLASFLRRRWLALPLVLLTMGLIGWLWSAIPAEMAPLEDRSQISINTRGSEGATYEYIRDYTEDINRLVDSLVPEASSVTARVSSGSGNVRIALTDIATRKRSQMEIAEQISAAVRSKTKARAFVQQQSTFGGRRGRMPVQYVLQATSLERLQEVLPEFMRKVYESPVFQMADVDLKFSKPEVRIEVNRDKANLLGVSTRNIAQTLQYGLSGQRLGYFYMNGKQYEILAEINRQQRNKPADLRSIYVRSDKGEMIQMDNLISLAENVAPPQLYHYNRFLSATVSAGLAKGKTIGQGLDEMDRIADETLGDDFRTALAGDSKEFRESSSSLMFAFILAVMLIYLILAAQFESFKDPLVIMLTVPLAIAGALVFMWGADQTMNIFSQIGIIMLIGLVAKNGILIVEFANQKQEAGLDKMRAIEEASLQRLRPILMTSASTILGLLPLTVATGEGANGRIAMGIAVVGGMVVSTLLTLYIVPAIYSYVSTNRIKKSKHNDA; encoded by the coding sequence ATGAACATTTCCGAACTGAGCATCCGGAGGCCCGTCCTGGCGTCGGTGCTGACGATCATCATCCTGCTATTCGGTCTGATCGGATACAGTTACCTCGGCGTGCGCGAATTCCCGAGCGTCGACAACCCGATCATCTCGGTCTCGTGCTCCTACCCGGGCGCCAACGCCGACGTGATCGAAAACCAGATCACCGAGCCGCTCGAACAGAACATCAACGGCATCCCGGGCATCCGCTCGCTGTCGAGCGTCAGCAGCCAGGGCCAGAGCCGCATCACCGTCGAGTTCGAACTCTCGGTGGACCTTGAAACCGCCGCCAACGACGTTCGCGACAAGGTTTCGCGCGCCCAGCGCTACCTGCCGCGCGACTGCGACCCCCCGACCGTGACCAAGGCCGACGCCGACGCCTCGCCGATTCTGATGGTCACGATCCAGAGCGACAAGCGGTCGCTGCTCGAATTGAGCGAGATCGCCGACCTGACGGTCAAGGAGCAGTTGCAGACCATCAGCGACGTGAGCGGCGTGCAGATCTGGGGCGAAAAACGCTACTCGATGCGCCTGTGGCTCGACCCCGCGAAGATGGCCGGCTACGGCATCACCCCGACCGACATCAAGACGGCCCTCGACCGCGAGAACGTCGAACTGCCTTCGGGCAGCATCGAGGGCAACACCACGGAGCTGACGATCCGCACGATGGGACTGATGCACACCACGCGGGAGTTCAACGACCTGGTGGTGCGCGAAGACGCCGACCGCATCATCCGCATGAGCGACGTGGGACGCGCCGAACTGGGTCCGCAGGACACGCGCAGCTACATGAAAATGAACGGCATTCCGATGGTGGGCGTCGTCGTGATCCCCCAGCCGGGCGCCAACCACATCGAGATCGCCGATGCCGTGTACGCACGCATGGAGAGCATGAAGAAGGACCTCCCGGACGACGTGGTCACCTCCTACGGATTCGACAACACGCGCTTCATCCGCGCCTCGATCGACGAGGTGAGGACCACCGTCTACGAGGCTTTCATCCTGGTCATCATCATCATCTTCCTCTTCCTGCGCAACTGGCGCGTGACGCTGATCCCCTGCATCGTGATCCCCGTGTCGCTGATCGGCACGTTCTTCGTGATGTATGCCGCGGGATTCTCGATCAACGTGCTGTCGATGCTGGCCGTGGTGCTCTCGGTGGGACTGGTCGTCGACGACGCCATCGTGATGACCGAAAACATCTACATCCGCATCGAACGGGGCATGACGCCCTTCGACGCCGGCATCGAAGGGGCCAAGGAGATCTTCTTCGCCGTAATTTCGACCTCGATCACGCTGATCGCCGTCTTCTTCCCGATCGTCTTCATGGAGGGCATGACGGGCCGCCTGTTCCGCGAATTCAGCATGGTGATCTCGGGCGCGGTGGTCATCTCGACCTTCGCCGCGCTGACGATCACCCCGATGCTCGCGACCAAGCTGCTCGTGCGGCAGGAGAAGAAGAGCTGGTTTTACAGCAAGACCGAACCGTTCTTTGTCTGGCTCAACGACTTTTACAGCCGCACGCTGGCCTCGTTCCTGCGCCGCCGGTGGCTGGCCCTGCCGCTGGTCCTGCTGACGATGGGACTCATCGGCTGGCTGTGGAGCGCCATCCCGGCCGAGATGGCCCCGCTGGAGGACCGTTCGCAGATTTCGATCAACACGCGCGGCTCGGAGGGCGCCACCTACGAATACATCCGCGACTACACCGAGGACATCAACCGCCTGGTCGACTCGCTCGTGCCGGAAGCCTCGTCGGTGACAGCCCGCGTGTCGAGCGGCTCGGGCAACGTCCGCATCGCCCTGACGGACATCGCTACCCGCAAACGCTCGCAGATGGAGATCGCCGAGCAGATCTCGGCCGCCGTGCGCTCGAAGACCAAGGCCCGCGCCTTCGTGCAGCAGCAGAGCACCTTCGGCGGACGCCGCGGGCGCATGCCCGTGCAGTACGTGCTCCAGGCCACCAGCCTCGAACGGTTGCAGGAGGTGCTGCCCGAATTCATGCGCAAGGTTTACGAAAGCCCCGTGTTCCAGATGGCCGACGTGGACCTGAAGTTCAGCAAGCCCGAGGTGCGCATCGAGGTCAACCGCGACAAGGCCAACCTGCTGGGCGTCTCGACGCGCAACATCGCCCAGACGCTCCAGTACGGATTGAGCGGCCAGCGTCTCGGCTACTTCTACATGAACGGCAAGCAATACGAAATCCTGGCCGAAATCAACCGCCAGCAGCGCAACAAGCCCGCCGACCTGCGTTCGATCTACGTGCGCAGCGACAAGGGCGAGATGATCCAGATGGACAACCTCATTTCGCTCGCGGAGAACGTCGCGCCGCCGCAGCTCTACCACTACAACCGCTTCCTGTCGGCCACCGTGTCGGCCGGACTGGCCAAGGGCAAGACCATCGGGCAGGGACTCGACGAAATGGACCGCATCGCCGACGAGACGCTCGGCGACGACTTCCGCACGGCGCTGGCCGGCGACTCGAAGGAGTTCCGCGAAAGCTCGTCGAGCCTGATGTTCGCCTTCATCCTGGCCGTCATGCTGATCTACCTGATCCTCGCCGCGCAGTTCGAGAGCTTCAAGGACCCGCTGGTGATCATGCTCACCGTGCCGCTGGCCATCGCCGGCGCGCTGGTCTTCATGTGGGGCGCGGACCAGACGATGAACATCTTCAGCCAGATCGGCATCATCATGCTGATCGGACTGGTGGCCAAGAACGGCATTCTGATCGTCGAGTTCGCCAACCAGAAACAGGAGGCCGGGCTGGACAAGATGCGAGCCATCGAGGAGGCCTCGCTGCAACGCCTGCGCCCGATCCTGATGACCTCGGCCTCGACCATCCTGGGCCTGCTGCCGCTGACCGTCGCCACGGGGGAAGGCGCCAACGGACGTATCGCCATGGGTATCGCCGTGGTGGGCGGCATGGTGGTCTCGACGCTGCTGACGCTCTACATCGTTCCGGCCATTTACAGCTACGTATCGACGAACCGAATCAAGAAATCGAAACACAACGACGCATGA
- a CDS encoding thiamine pyrophosphate-dependent enzyme has translation MAKRELLLGDEALALGALHAGLSGVYAYPGTPSTEITEYIQQHPLAAQRNVHRTWSSNEKTAMEEALGMSFAGKRALVCMKHVGLNVAADAFVNSAMTGANGGLVVVAADDPSMHSSQNEQDSRFYGKFALVPTFEPADQQEAYDMAKAAFDLSERFRIPVLMRLTTRMAHSRAVVETGEARAENPLSHPEQPRQWVLMPGNSRVRYQTLLEDYARLEEESAASPFNAYTEGPDKRLGIVACGIAHNYLMENYPDGCPHPVLKIAQYPLPRTLVRRIAAECGTLLILEEGQPVVEEIVRGVLPNPVAIRGRLTGELPRTGELTPDSVRAALGMAPRRTHAANGIVVPRPPALCQGCGHRDMYTALTEVIREEYPAGKVFSDIGCYTLGWLAPLHAIDTCVDMGASITMAKGAADAGQHPSVAVIGDSTFTHSGMTGLLDAVNERADITVIISDNLTTGMTGGQDSAGTGRLEQICAGIGVDPAHIRTVVPLPKNREEMKAVIREEIAHRGVSVIIPRRECIQTAKRHNAAKK, from the coding sequence ATGGCAAAACGAGAACTCTTACTCGGAGACGAAGCCCTCGCACTGGGGGCGCTCCACGCGGGACTGTCGGGTGTCTATGCCTATCCGGGCACACCCTCGACCGAAATCACGGAATACATCCAGCAGCATCCCCTGGCTGCGCAGCGCAACGTGCACCGCACGTGGTCGTCGAACGAAAAGACGGCCATGGAGGAGGCGCTCGGCATGTCGTTCGCCGGCAAGCGCGCGCTGGTCTGCATGAAACACGTGGGGCTGAACGTGGCAGCCGACGCCTTCGTCAACTCGGCGATGACCGGAGCCAACGGCGGGCTGGTGGTCGTGGCAGCCGACGACCCCTCGATGCACTCGTCGCAGAACGAACAGGATTCGCGCTTCTACGGGAAATTCGCCCTCGTGCCGACCTTCGAGCCTGCGGACCAGCAGGAGGCATACGACATGGCGAAGGCCGCCTTCGACCTCTCGGAACGGTTCCGGATTCCGGTGCTGATGCGCCTGACGACCCGCATGGCCCATTCGCGGGCCGTCGTCGAGACGGGCGAGGCGCGCGCCGAAAACCCGTTGAGCCATCCCGAACAGCCCCGCCAGTGGGTGCTGATGCCGGGAAACTCGCGCGTGCGATACCAGACGCTGCTGGAGGATTACGCCCGGCTGGAAGAGGAGTCCGCCGCCAGCCCGTTCAACGCCTATACGGAGGGTCCGGACAAACGGCTGGGCATCGTCGCCTGCGGCATCGCACACAACTACCTGATGGAGAACTACCCCGACGGATGTCCGCACCCGGTGCTGAAAATCGCGCAGTACCCGCTGCCCCGCACGCTGGTGCGCCGTATCGCCGCCGAGTGCGGCACGCTGCTGATCCTCGAAGAGGGCCAGCCCGTCGTGGAAGAGATCGTCCGGGGCGTGCTGCCCAATCCCGTGGCGATCCGCGGACGCCTGACCGGCGAACTGCCCCGCACCGGGGAGCTGACGCCCGACAGCGTGCGCGCGGCCCTCGGCATGGCGCCCCGCCGGACGCACGCCGCAAACGGAATCGTCGTACCCCGCCCGCCCGCGCTCTGCCAGGGATGCGGACACCGCGACATGTACACGGCCCTGACGGAGGTGATCCGCGAGGAATACCCCGCGGGCAAGGTTTTCAGCGACATCGGCTGCTACACGCTGGGGTGGCTGGCGCCGCTGCACGCCATCGACACATGCGTCGACATGGGGGCCTCGATCACCATGGCCAAAGGCGCGGCCGACGCGGGCCAGCACCCTTCGGTGGCCGTGATCGGCGACTCGACCTTCACCCATTCGGGCATGACGGGCCTGCTGGACGCCGTGAACGAGCGCGCGGACATCACGGTCATCATCTCGGACAACCTCACGACGGGCATGACCGGCGGACAGGATTCGGCCGGAACGGGCCGTCTGGAACAGATCTGCGCCGGCATCGGCGTCGATCCCGCACATATCCGCACGGTCGTGCCCCTGCCCAAGAACCGCGAGGAGATGAAGGCCGTGATCCGCGAGGAGATCGCCCACCGGGGCGTCTCGGTGATCATCCCGCGAAGAGAATGTATCCAGACCGCAAAGCGACACAACGCTGCTAAAAAGTAA
- a CDS encoding 4Fe-4S dicluster domain-containing protein, whose translation MALTVDALLCPQNHRCPLIPICPAGAISQEGNSLPRIDPGKCIECGKCVKRCGMQAVYKAKEHGQTL comes from the coding sequence ATGGCGCTGACGGTCGACGCCCTGCTATGCCCGCAGAACCACCGCTGTCCGCTGATCCCGATCTGCCCCGCGGGCGCGATCTCGCAGGAGGGGAACTCCCTTCCGCGGATCGACCCCGGAAAATGCATCGAATGCGGCAAATGCGTGAAACGCTGCGGCATGCAGGCGGTATATAAAGCGAAGGAACATGGACAAACTTTGTAA
- a CDS encoding efflux RND transporter periplasmic adaptor subunit codes for MNKKKKWIITAIVLVVFCLILSLYNLLNDKAPASDDAAKAPIAPRRQSTLNVNGRIVRPQRLTDGITTVGNLLPDEEVDLSFETSGKIVAINFQEGTVVRKGELLAKVNDLPLVAQLSRYEAQLKLAEDRVYRQSALLKKDAVSQEAYEQARTELAMLNADIDIVKSNIALTELRAPFDGVIGLRNVSEGAYASPSVVVAKLTKISPLKIDFFVPERYANQIKPGTRLSFTIEGRQERFEAAVYATESKVDIATRTLAVRAKYPNTRGKLLPGRFATVQIRMHEIPDAIAIPTEALVPEMGVDKVFLYKGGKAHAAEVKTGLRTDSSIQIIDGLNVGDTLITSGTLQLREGLPVKLDTVE; via the coding sequence ATGAATAAGAAAAAGAAATGGATCATCACAGCCATCGTTCTCGTGGTATTCTGCCTGATCCTGAGCCTCTACAATCTATTGAACGACAAAGCTCCGGCATCGGATGACGCCGCCAAAGCGCCGATCGCGCCCCGCAGACAGAGCACCCTCAACGTCAACGGACGCATCGTCCGTCCGCAGCGGCTCACCGACGGCATCACCACGGTGGGCAACCTGCTGCCGGACGAGGAGGTGGACCTCTCGTTCGAAACCTCGGGCAAAATCGTGGCGATCAACTTCCAGGAGGGCACCGTCGTCCGCAAGGGCGAGCTGCTGGCCAAGGTCAACGACCTGCCGCTCGTGGCCCAGCTCTCGCGTTACGAGGCGCAGCTCAAACTGGCCGAAGACCGCGTTTACCGCCAGAGCGCCCTACTCAAAAAAGACGCCGTGAGCCAGGAGGCCTACGAACAGGCCCGCACAGAACTGGCGATGCTCAACGCCGACATCGACATCGTGAAGTCGAACATCGCGCTCACGGAGCTGCGGGCGCCGTTCGACGGCGTGATCGGCCTGCGCAACGTCAGCGAAGGCGCCTACGCCTCGCCCAGCGTCGTGGTGGCCAAGCTCACGAAGATTTCGCCCCTGAAGATCGACTTTTTCGTCCCCGAACGCTATGCCAACCAGATCAAGCCCGGCACGCGCCTCTCGTTCACCATCGAGGGACGGCAGGAGCGTTTCGAAGCCGCGGTTTACGCCACCGAATCGAAGGTCGACATCGCCACCCGCACGCTGGCCGTCCGGGCGAAGTATCCCAATACGCGGGGCAAACTGCTGCCGGGACGCTTTGCGACGGTGCAGATCCGCATGCACGAAATTCCCGACGCCATCGCCATCCCGACCGAGGCCCTCGTGCCGGAGATGGGCGTCGACAAGGTATTCCTCTACAAGGGAGGCAAGGCGCACGCCGCGGAGGTGAAAACCGGACTGCGGACCGATTCGAGCATCCAGATCATCGACGGGCTTAACGTCGGCGACACGCTCATCACCTCCGGCACGTTGCAGCTGCGCGAGGGGCTTCCCGTGAAACTCGACACCGTCGAATAA
- the trxA gene encoding thioredoxin — protein MKKLLITAFALLAFAAGSQAQTNNKNAKNMKTIALTKADFLKKVADYEKNPEEWKYLGDKPALIDFYASWCGPCKALAPVLEELAAEYGDRIYIYKINTEEEQELAAAFGIRSIPTLLFIPMEGKPQMAQGALPKASLKEAIDKVMLGK, from the coding sequence ATGAAAAAACTGCTCATAACCGCTTTCGCGCTGCTGGCCTTCGCCGCCGGAAGCCAGGCACAGACAAACAACAAAAACGCAAAGAATATGAAAACGATCGCATTGACCAAAGCCGACTTTCTGAAGAAGGTCGCCGACTATGAAAAAAATCCCGAGGAGTGGAAATACCTCGGTGACAAACCCGCCCTGATCGACTTCTACGCCTCGTGGTGCGGTCCCTGCAAGGCCCTCGCACCGGTGCTCGAAGAACTGGCCGCCGAATACGGGGACCGGATCTACATCTACAAGATCAACACCGAGGAGGAGCAGGAGCTTGCCGCGGCGTTCGGCATCCGCTCGATCCCCACGCTGCTGTTCATCCCGATGGAAGGCAAACCCCAGATGGCCCAGGGCGCCCTGCCCAAGGCTTCGCTCAAGGAGGCCATCGACAAAGTGATGCTGGGTAAATAA
- a CDS encoding indolepyruvate oxidoreductase subunit beta — translation MKRDIILSGVGGQGILSIAAVIGRAALEDGLHIKQAEVHGMSQRGGDVQSNLRISSSAIRSDLIPRGAADLIVSMEPMEALRYLPWLADDGWVITGITPLINIPNYPEGETLRRELEKLPHAVVLDADAVAKAAMAPRSANMALLGAAAPLLGIDAAKLESGIRAIFARKGGQVVETNLAAFRAGYEAAQKQTKP, via the coding sequence ATGAAACGCGACATCATACTCTCGGGCGTAGGAGGCCAGGGAATCCTCTCGATCGCCGCCGTCATCGGACGGGCCGCCCTCGAAGACGGGCTTCACATCAAGCAGGCCGAGGTCCACGGCATGAGCCAGCGCGGCGGCGACGTGCAGTCGAACCTGCGCATCTCGTCGTCGGCCATCCGTTCGGATCTCATTCCGCGCGGCGCGGCCGATCTCATCGTCTCGATGGAGCCGATGGAGGCGCTGCGCTACCTGCCGTGGCTCGCCGACGACGGATGGGTAATCACCGGCATCACGCCGCTGATCAACATCCCGAACTACCCGGAGGGCGAGACCCTGCGGCGCGAACTGGAAAAACTCCCGCACGCCGTAGTCCTCGACGCCGACGCCGTCGCCAAAGCCGCCATGGCGCCCCGCTCGGCCAACATGGCGCTGCTGGGAGCCGCCGCGCCGCTGCTCGGAATCGACGCCGCGAAACTGGAGTCCGGCATCCGCGCCATCTTCGCCCGCAAGGGCGGGCAGGTCGTCGAAACGAATCTCGCGGCGTTCCGCGCCGGCTACGAAGCGGCCCAAAAACAGACAAAGCCATGA
- a CDS encoding TolC family protein → MKIAFLAALLLGIGSAAGAQEAPPAREASAPLTLRKCLEIGLEQNYDVRIVRNEERVSDNNATAGNAGMLPTVDLSAGYTGTLDNDRTVTPRNGDATTETGVYDQTANVGLAVNWTLFDGLRIRTNYKRLKEMQQMGALKTRITIEDFMASLTAEYYNYIQQTLRLENFRYAVSLSRERLRITEARVQVGNFSRLDLLQARVDFNADSSKYMSQHELVTASRIRINELLANENLDERFSIPDSVIRVNATLDWNDLLAKTLSANASLLMAEHDSSLAELDLKTVLARNYPYVNLTTGYGYTYNRYGTGGNLSRGTLGLNAGVKVGFTIFDGNRRREQRNARIGVENAQLTQQRLEQSLRADLSNFWQAYRNNLEVILLEEENLIAAKENYEIAMERYLLGDLPGIEMREAQKSLLDAEERILTAQYNTKLCEISLQQISGNVMVYLE, encoded by the coding sequence ATGAAAATAGCATTTTTAGCGGCCCTGCTGCTGGGAATCGGCAGCGCCGCCGGAGCGCAGGAGGCGCCGCCGGCTCGGGAGGCGTCCGCTCCGCTGACCCTGCGCAAATGTCTGGAGATCGGGCTTGAACAGAATTACGACGTGCGCATCGTGCGCAACGAGGAGCGCGTCAGCGACAACAACGCCACGGCGGGAAACGCCGGGATGCTCCCCACGGTCGACCTCTCGGCCGGGTACACGGGCACGCTGGACAACGACCGCACCGTCACCCCGCGCAACGGGGACGCCACGACCGAGACCGGCGTCTACGACCAGACGGCCAACGTCGGGCTGGCGGTGAACTGGACGCTGTTCGACGGACTGCGCATCCGCACCAACTACAAACGCCTGAAGGAGATGCAGCAGATGGGCGCGCTGAAGACGCGCATCACCATCGAGGACTTCATGGCCAGCCTCACGGCCGAATATTACAACTACATCCAGCAGACGCTGCGCCTGGAGAACTTCCGCTATGCGGTCTCGCTTTCGCGCGAGCGGCTGCGCATCACTGAAGCGCGCGTCCAGGTGGGCAACTTCTCGCGCCTCGACCTGCTGCAAGCCCGCGTCGACTTCAACGCCGACAGTTCGAAATACATGTCCCAGCACGAACTGGTGACCGCCTCGCGCATCCGCATCAACGAACTGCTGGCCAACGAGAACCTCGACGAGAGGTTCAGCATCCCCGACTCGGTGATCCGGGTCAACGCCACGCTCGACTGGAACGACCTGCTGGCCAAAACCCTTTCGGCGAACGCCTCGCTGCTGATGGCCGAGCACGACAGTTCGCTGGCCGAACTGGACCTGAAGACCGTTCTGGCCCGGAACTATCCCTATGTGAACCTCACGACGGGCTACGGATACACCTACAACCGCTACGGCACGGGAGGGAACCTTTCGCGGGGAACGCTCGGGCTGAACGCCGGGGTGAAGGTGGGCTTCACGATCTTCGACGGCAACCGCCGCCGCGAACAGCGCAACGCCCGCATCGGCGTCGAGAACGCGCAGCTGACGCAGCAACGGCTGGAACAGTCGCTGCGCGCCGACCTGTCGAATTTCTGGCAGGCTTACCGCAACAACCTCGAAGTGATCCTGCTCGAGGAGGAGAACCTGATCGCCGCCAAGGAGAATTACGAAATCGCCATGGAACGCTACCTGCTGGGCGACCTGCCGGGCATCGAGATGCGCGAGGCGCAGAAGAGCCTGCTGGACGCCGAGGAGCGCATCCTCACGGCGCAGTACAACACCAAACTGTGCGAAATCTCGTTGCAGCAGATCAGCGGCAACGTGATGGTCTACCTGGAATAA
- a CDS encoding FadR/GntR family transcriptional regulator, with the protein MNNSPNIKQVETVLKYIKNELYSGRLQPGERLPAERRLADMLGVGRAHVRAAFQKLEFYGIVQTFPQSGTVVAQEKMQVLERMITDALQIRQYDFASLVYVRVLLEIEAIKLCARNRTAEDLENIERALEECEAKFYTEERVSKDFAYHQALARGAHNPVIASMLLVITPDVLRYYQRYRVCTVPQEEVYFEHRELLRCVREKDEEGAVAMQRRHLKSLSEFAAAFNDENHFLE; encoded by the coding sequence ATGAACAACTCGCCGAACATCAAACAGGTGGAAACCGTCCTGAAATACATCAAGAATGAGCTTTATTCCGGACGTTTGCAGCCGGGCGAACGCCTCCCGGCCGAGCGGCGGCTGGCCGACATGTTGGGCGTCGGCCGCGCCCATGTGCGTGCGGCGTTTCAGAAACTCGAATTTTACGGCATCGTCCAGACCTTTCCCCAGAGCGGCACGGTGGTCGCCCAGGAGAAGATGCAGGTGCTCGAACGCATGATCACCGACGCGCTTCAGATCAGACAGTACGACTTCGCGTCGCTGGTCTACGTGCGTGTGCTGCTCGAAATCGAGGCCATCAAGCTCTGCGCCCGCAACCGTACGGCGGAGGATCTGGAGAACATCGAACGGGCGCTGGAGGAGTGCGAGGCGAAATTCTATACCGAGGAGCGTGTCTCGAAGGACTTCGCCTACCACCAGGCGCTGGCCCGCGGGGCGCACAATCCGGTGATCGCGTCGATGCTGCTGGTCATCACGCCCGACGTGCTGCGTTATTACCAGCGTTACCGTGTCTGCACGGTTCCGCAGGAGGAGGTCTATTTCGAGCATCGCGAACTGCTGCGCTGCGTCCGCGAGAAGGACGAGGAGGGGGCCGTCGCGATGCAGCGCCGCCACCTCAAGTCGTTGAGCGAATTCGCTGCGGCCTTCAACGACGAGAACCATTTTCTCGAATAG
- a CDS encoding aminotransferase class I/II-fold pyridoxal phosphate-dependent enzyme, producing MKIPFDRSCLRSALERMDIADIAQATIRQSGDIARTMERDTGVEFLHLEMGVPGLPPERAGVEAECAALQAGVASQYPNMFGIPELKTQASRFLKAFLDVEVAPRGCIPTVGSMQGSFTTFLLCSQLDPQRRKILFIDPGFPVQRSQVRILGIPSESFDIYDYRGEKLGPKIESVLAAGDVAAIVYSNPNNPAWICLTEDELRTIGELATRYDAIVIEDLAYLCMDFRKPLGRPFEAPYQASVARYTDNYILLVSGSKIFSYAGQRIAVAAISDALFRREYPALRRRYNIGRLGDAYVLVFLYAASSGTSHSAQHALAAMFRAAADGELDFVGEASEYARRARLTKETFLRHGFRIVYDKDRDEPVSDGFFYTVGYGAMTSAELLSELLLYGICAISLTSTGSRQSGIRVCVSQMNRPEQFEMLEERLTAFAENNR from the coding sequence ATGAAAATACCGTTCGACAGGTCCTGCCTGCGCTCCGCGCTGGAGCGGATGGACATAGCCGACATCGCGCAGGCCACGATCCGCCAGTCGGGCGACATCGCCCGCACGATGGAGCGCGACACGGGCGTGGAGTTCCTCCACCTCGAAATGGGCGTGCCGGGGCTGCCGCCCGAACGGGCGGGCGTCGAGGCCGAATGCGCGGCCCTGCAGGCGGGCGTCGCGTCGCAGTATCCCAACATGTTCGGCATTCCGGAACTCAAGACGCAGGCGTCGCGCTTCCTGAAAGCCTTCCTCGACGTGGAGGTGGCCCCCCGGGGCTGCATCCCCACCGTCGGGTCGATGCAGGGCAGCTTCACCACATTCCTGCTCTGCTCGCAGCTCGACCCGCAGCGGCGCAAAATCCTCTTCATCGACCCCGGATTCCCCGTGCAGCGCAGTCAGGTACGCATTCTCGGCATTCCCTCGGAGTCGTTCGACATCTACGATTACAGGGGCGAAAAGCTGGGGCCGAAGATCGAGAGCGTCCTCGCCGCAGGCGACGTGGCGGCCATCGTCTACTCGAACCCCAACAACCCGGCGTGGATCTGCCTCACGGAGGACGAGCTGCGCACGATCGGCGAGCTGGCCACGCGGTACGACGCCATCGTCATCGAGGACCTCGCCTACCTCTGCATGGATTTCCGCAAACCGCTGGGACGGCCTTTCGAAGCCCCCTACCAGGCTTCGGTGGCCCGCTACACGGACAATTACATCCTGCTGGTCTCCGGGTCGAAGATATTCAGCTACGCCGGACAGCGAATCGCCGTGGCGGCGATCTCCGATGCGCTTTTCCGCCGCGAGTACCCCGCCCTGCGCCGGCGTTACAACATCGGACGGCTGGGCGACGCCTACGTACTGGTCTTTCTCTATGCGGCCTCATCCGGCACGAGCCATTCGGCGCAGCACGCCCTAGCGGCAATGTTCCGCGCGGCGGCCGACGGCGAACTGGACTTCGTGGGCGAAGCCTCGGAGTACGCCCGGCGCGCCCGGCTGACCAAGGAGACGTTCCTCCGCCACGGATTCCGCATCGTCTACGACAAGGACCGCGACGAGCCGGTCAGCGACGGATTCTTCTACACGGTCGGCTACGGCGCGATGACCAGCGCCGAACTGTTGAGCGAGCTGCTGCTCTACGGCATCTGCGCCATCTCGCTCACCTCGACCGGCAGCCGCCAGAGCGGCATCCGCGTCTGCGTCTCGCAGATGAACCGCCCCGAACAGTTCGAAATGCTCGAAGAACGTTTAACCGCTTTTGCAGAAAATAACCGCTGA
- a CDS encoding MarR family winged helix-turn-helix transcriptional regulator, with translation MDKLCKIRDLQRAVHQFESAFEKRYGICLNEGMTLCSLSKTGRLCPGELGELLGLTPSNTSKVLRSVEQKGLVTRELCNEDRRQMYYSLTQQGRELLASVSCREVETPEILRDWLCG, from the coding sequence ATGGACAAACTTTGTAAGATCCGCGACCTTCAGCGCGCCGTGCACCAGTTCGAAAGCGCGTTCGAAAAACGCTACGGCATCTGCCTGAACGAGGGCATGACGCTGTGCAGCCTCTCGAAAACCGGGCGTCTCTGCCCGGGAGAGCTGGGAGAACTGCTGGGACTCACGCCGTCGAACACCTCGAAAGTGCTCCGCTCGGTGGAACAGAAAGGACTGGTGACCCGCGAACTCTGCAACGAGGACCGGCGCCAGATGTACTACTCACTCACGCAACAAGGACGCGAACTGCTCGCTTCGGTCAGCTGCCGGGAGGTGGAAACACCCGAAATCCTGCGCGACTGGCTCTGCGGGTAG